The Panthera uncia isolate 11264 chromosome C1 unlocalized genomic scaffold, Puncia_PCG_1.0 HiC_scaffold_3, whole genome shotgun sequence genomic sequence TTGGAAGCATTCCAGGCTTCCCTTGATGGTGCCCTACCTtctgcacgctctctctctgaaGCAGGCCACCTGCCATGCCCTCCACCTACCCGCTTTCCCTGATGCCGCCACGAATGTCTTCCTGCATTTTTCTAAACCCTCTACAATTCACTCACCATGAGTCTGTGGAAACTTCTTACATCCCCAGAGCACCAacaatttctctctcctctttattcCCACCGGACCTCACCCCTGGACTACAAGCGTGCCTCATTCTGCCTCTAAGTTTTGCACACATATTTAATATCCTCTTAGTTTCTGGAGGCCAGGTATCTTATCACATAGCAATAATGCCTGCCAGAATAGGACCTCAATACATGCCTAATTGACGCGAtcctgtttctattttaaaatgtcagctttTTGATGGACTCCTTTACTACTTGCTTCTGAGTGGCATTATCTGCCTCTACATCTATTCTTCCAATATTACCAACAAGAGATTTCACTTTGTCCTCATATTTCATACAGGGCTTTATTTATTACCACTAATGGATCAATAATACGTTGTTAGATTCCTAGGTCAGGGTTCCTGCTCCTTGTCTTTCTGACCGAGTCGCTTCCTGTATCTCTACCTCTGAAATAATGGAAGACTTGGGTTAGGACCGCTCTGTCATTATTGGCTTATCGCCTTGGGTTGGTTGCACAAGCCTTCTGGGTCTCCCTCATAGGGCATTTGGGAGGATTGTTGAGATCAGGAAAAGAAACCCCTGATAGAAACAATAGCGGGTGTTAACAGGGGGTTGGGGTTATGTGTGTAAGATACTCAATTTTCACAACAGACTTATGTTAACTACTCATCCCACATTTACAGTTtggaaaactgaagcacagagaagggaacgAGGATATCGAACactacacagagagaaagggtgaggggAACACCTAGCATTTGGACACAGGACAATGAATCCTAAAACCGAAACATCCTCTCTGTTTCGACAGTTGAagggaatatatgtatatattccctTCATCAACTGtcgaatatatacatattcaatatagacatcaatatatacatatatatatgtatatacattcaaTATAGAcatcaatatatacatatatatatatgtgtgtgtgtgtgtgtgtatatatatatatatatatatatatatatatgagattaCCCAAGACCATTGGTGTCTTTCATTTACTCAGGTCTTCAAAAAGAACACAAGTCAGACAATACTGATTATCTAATATGTCCAAGGCAGGAGCAGGATTCACGAGCAAAGCCAATGCAAACCCGATGTGAATATTATGTTCCTCGTTTCTGACTTAAGATCCCTTTCAACACAGTTTTTGCCACGAGGAAAGCCTAATTCCTACACGAATGACCAAGCTTTACTATTTACTGTTGCAGGTAACTGTGAGCCCTGGGCCCAAGGGCTCATTAGGGCAAATGCCTGCAGCACTCAAACTCACACCCTTCAGGAATGTCACGGCCCCTCACTGAACTGACGAAGGCTCCCATGGGACACCTTTATGAGAGTCCTAAATAATGAGGGACAGGCCCTGGGGTATAAATAATTGGGAGATGCTGGGTCCCTTTAAAAAGCTATCCAAATTTCCAGAGAGTAAATTCCAGCATCGTTAACCGAATTCTGGCAATCGCTTATGAGCCCGTAGACAGAATGTATTATGGATGAAAAGTGTACCTGGACCTCTCAAAGAGGATGCTATGGTATCTAAGAGACCGTGAGCTGTAGAAGAAATGCTGGGAGCTGCTAAATTATTACTTTGCCTACCAACGTGCTCTTTGCTTGCACCAGTTAGAAGCTGGGAAACGTTTCTGCTTTTGGGTTCCCCATAACCAAATCTGTGATGTTGGTGGAGACCTGAGATCCAAggaccgccccccgccccccacccccggccatgTCACTACTGGGGAAAGGGTTGCTCCTGACATCAAGTGGGTAGGGCCCAGGGATGCCACTAAACCTCTGGCAGTGCAGAGAACAACAACAATGAACTGTCCATCTCAGAATGTCAATGGTGCTCAGGCTGGAAGACTTCACTACAGCCCCATGCTCCGTTTCTCCATTCTTCTATCCAATGCTGAGAACGCAGAATAGAGTGAAAGTTCAAAATCTTCAGTTGTTTGGCCCAAATGCAGACATGTGGACTTTCAGAACTCTTTTTCCACCCCCTTTTGGCATGGAAGTTACACATATCCCAAGAActgggtgggtgggaaggacAAGACATAAACGCACAGGAGCCGTCCTGTTTTTGTGCTTGTTTTTCCCCCCATGACCTGCTTTTAAATGTTTCCCACAACAGCAATATGTCTTTTCTCAGTACAGGGCTAGTCAGGGCTTACATAGAAGGACCCAGTTTAAAACTGCATCCAAAATGCATGATTCCAGGCTCTTCACAATCCTGCAGCTCAAGGAGGGAACGAAAAGGACAGGAAGCTAGTGCCGCCACTCAGAGGCTGGTTGGCATAACTTTGTAATATCCCAAGGCCAGATGAGGGACTTCTCCTGATGTCCCACCACCCTGCCCTCTACTCATCACAGCTCCCCCGTCACAAACTAACATACTGCAAAAAGAAACAGTATTACCCCAAGTCATAGTTATCAAATCTGAAACCAGGAACTAGAAAGCTAAAGTGGTCTCTAGTAAGTTGTCCAAAGACCCCTCACCCTTAAGACATCTATCACATTCACGATTCACAAAGAGTAAACAGTAAATTCCGTTTCAAATATCATAGAAACTTACCAGCTGTTTAGGACAATTCCTGCATTGGTATCTTACTGGTTCCTTTCCGCCATTTTCCTTCAGCTgattttccattcatctgtcctTTCCACAAACATTCTCTGGAGCATCTTACTGCCTTCCGCAGATAACACAGAGAAGAAGTGGAAACACTCCCATCTCATGGGAACCCAGAGTACCCTCCTCTTCACCTTCCTTGTTGTGGTTCTTTCTCTTCATGGGGGCAGGTCCAACctggagaaaaaagggaagaacttTCTGGTTAGGCCCCCCCTCCTCGCAAACCACCAATCCTATGTTCTACTGAGTGCTCCTTTCAAGAAACACTGCTTCTTGCTAAGCTGCCCAGTAGAGTTTCTATTAGTTTTAATAAATCAAGAGGATCTCTTCCAGTTACTCAGGGAATTTTTGGCTCTCTACATTCGCATATTAAAAGTTTAAGTGGAAGATGGTGGTGAGTGATGCCGGGGGGTTAGTTTAAGCTAGACTTTGAAATGCGTGAACCTGTTTGAGAACagcaattccccccccccccccccccccgaaaacgCCTGCGCACCAAGGAAAGAGCTACCTCCTCCCCTGTGGTCAGCGCCAGGAAATCAGCAAGACCTGGCTACGAGTCTCTGTCTTCTTGCCTCCTTCAATCCCAGCAAGCAATATttcaagggggaaagaaagatacCGTTTAGCTCCAAAATTTCCTCCAAACGGTGAAAGGAACATGCCAGCCCTCCGCTTCCACACTGTGAATGCTGCAGGGCTACCTGGGCTTTGCTAATACAAGTGGAAAGTGTATATAAATGGCAGGGTAATTACTGGCTTTCGCCCTTGGACGGAGAAATGAGATCACGATTTTCACGAACAGGAACCGGAGCTGCCGCCGCTGCCCTGGCTGCCGCTTCCCCTCCCTGCGCGGGTCCCGCATTACATCACCGGTGAGCTCttgctggtggggggtgggggggggcgggcgagGAGGCTCCGCCAGGGACTCAGCCCCAAACCAAGGGGAGTAAACATGGAATAACGAGGGTAAACGGGAGGAGGACGAGGGAGAGGAATAAGGAAAAAGCAGGACCAGGTTtcccaccgccaccaccacccctcGTCTGTttgccggggagggggagggggtgtgtgcaAGGGCGCCACATCCTGAAGCAGCCGCACCCCAAATTTCGTtcctgcaccgccccccccatcCTTCCTCCACTTCCAATTCCAACAAAAACTGACATCCAAAGGGGCCAGGAGAGCGGCCTTGAGAAGCTCAGGGGGGGACTGCGGAGAGACGCCAGGGGATTGGGAGGGACCGAGGCGCCCGCGCCTTGGGGCAGCGTGAGGGAAGGCGGTCGTCGCTGCGCCCCCGCCCGGCCCAGCCAGCGGTGCCTCCCCCGCCAGGCGACAGCAGCCCGAGGGGGGAGGCAGAAGCGCCTCCTCCCTGCCGAGAGCCGAGGCGACGACCGAGGGGGAGGAAGACTCCTCACCTTGCCCCCGATGAGGGGCGGATCATGCCATGGCAGCGCCGGCGAGCgacagcggcggcggcggcggcgagcggAGCCCAACCAGCAGCCCCGGGAGCTCGACAGGAGCCGGGGTCGCCGCGGCGGGAGCCCGGGACGGCGGGGACGCGGCCGCTCGGAGCGCCGCCGTGACCGTCCCCGGCCTGCCTCCGCTCGAGGACTACGAGTGCAAAATCTGCTACAACTACTTCGACGCGGACCGGCGCGCGCCCAAGCTGCTGGCGTGCCTGCACACCTTCTGCCAGGAGTGCCTGAGCCAGCTGCAGctccgcgccgccgccgccgccgccgccgcctctgcGAGCGCCGCGCCTGAGCGCCCGCTGCGCCCGCCGCCCTGGCACGGCCCGCCCGGCGCCATCGCGTGCCCCGTGTGCCGCCACCGCACGCCGCTGCCCGACAGCCGCGTGCACGGCCTGCCCAACAACACCAAGCTCGCCGAGGCCTTCCCTCTGGCCCTGCGCGCCGCGCACGACCCGCTGCCCCAGGNNNNNNNNNNNNNNNNNNNNNNNNNNNNNNNNNNNNNNNNNNNNNNNNNNNNNNNNNNNNNNNNNNNNNNNNNNNNNNNNNNNNNNNNNNNNNNNNNNNNNNNNNNNNNNNNNNNNNNNNNNNNNNNNNNNNNNNNNNNNNNNNNNNNNNNNNNNNNNNNNNNNNNNNNNNNNNNNNNNNNNNNNNNNNNNNNNNNNNNNNNNNNNNNNNNNNNNNNNNNNNNNNNNNNNNNNNNNNNNNNNNNNNNNNNNNNNNNNNNNNNNNNNNNNNNNNNNNNNNNNNNNNNNNNNNNNNNNNNNNNNNNNNNNNNNNNNNNNNNNNNNNNNNNNNNNNNNNNNNNNNNNNNNNNNNNNNNNNNNNNNNNNNNNNNNNNNNNNNNNNNNNNNNNNNNNNNNNNNNNGCGAGCCCCGCGCCCGCGCCGGCCTGCGCGCCCCGGGCGCCTACGAGAGCTGCCAGAACTGCAAGCGCGCCGCGCTCACCGCCGGCTGCGTGTGCGTcgtcttctccttcctctccatgGTGGTGCTGCTCTTCACCGGCCTCATCTTCGTCAACCActacggcggcggcggcggcggcggcgggggggcaCCTCCCGGCGGCGGGGCGCCCCCTGGCGCTGCCCCCGCTGCCGGGTCGCCCTCGCCCGTGGGGCCCATCTGTCTGTCGGTGGCCAGCATCCTGGCGCTCTTCTCGGTCGTCGTCACTTGGGTCATCTGCTGGCTCAAGTACCGGCCCGAGGGCGCGGCCGCTGGCtcggcggggggcggcgggggcggcccgAGGGCGCGGGCGGCGGCTGGCGGCGGCGCGCGGAGGAGCGACACGTAACGGGGCCTCAAGCCGGGCCTCCGCCAGCACCTCCAGCCCCCGCGCGGCCcgagaggagggggggggggcgggcctcCGGCTCCGCGCGCTCGAGCTGCGCCCCCTCCGTGCGGCACCGGGACGCCCGGCCACCACCGGGCCTCGGCGTCGCGTCTCTCAGGCCTCCCACGCCCCGCCTCCTCCGCGCGGGGTCAGCGACGGACCCCGAGGAGGCGGGGGTGCTGCTGGGGAGTCCCGTCTCTGTGGACTGTGCAAGATCGCCCTCCGCTTCACGCACCACCCAGGTCCTCGCCAGAGTGCACGGCCGTCCCTCCCCCGAGTCCGAGGATttgcaaagagaaggagaagaggagtgggccccccgccgccccacccGAGAGCTGATTTTCTGGCTGCCGCGACTGGAGAGTTTCAGGGGAGAGGTGCGCGCGCGCACGTCTGCCGCAGTTGTGAAACGACTTGAATTGTCCAGAGCAAGGATGAATGAGATGTCCACGTGAAACAAGGGTGTCCCCGCTTCCTGGCTGTCCTGGAAGGCGAGTGAGCCCGGGGCGCTGAGAGTGAAGTCCACTCCCCGGGGACACGGCGCGGGAGAGCGGGGCGGCGGCACACGAGGCCAGCCGCGCGCAGCTGGGCGCCCCACGCCCTCCCCGGCAGGTGCGCAGCGCGCCTGCGCGCTGGGGCTGCCGCCACTCAGCCGACGGGAGAGGTGGCGGCGCGCGCAGGGCTGCCGGTGCCGCGGCTCCCAGCTCGGCGGAGTCCAGAAGTCCCATCCTGAAAACTTAGGATTGTTTTATTCACAGTGTTACTATACCAGGAAGTCATTTCATCTTCTGTAACTGGACTCAGGGAGCTTAAAGAGCCcgttctctcttctcctctcaaAACTGACTTACTGTTGCCCCCACCTGGAAGATACTGAAAGCTATTCACGCAGAATATAAGCTGTAggcttcctctgccttttttcttcatttcgtttttaaaataatttattctagaaTGTATACATCTGGAAATTTTGTGCATTTAAATTTCCAGGGAAGTGTTTGATAAGCAGTAATATTTCTCCCGTACCTCCAGTCCAAATACATTTCAAGATTAGGAGCAGAAAATAAAGGCGTGTTAGTGATTGGTTCAAGATTTTATACGGTGAACAACTACTGACTTTAAATTatctgataaaatagaaaatagctcCCAAAGACAAAACTGACAAGTCTTTCTTCCTCTGATTACAAATATATGTCACACTTACcgggaaaatattattttgaatttaactGTTTGATATTGGAAATCACTGAAAGGTTCACATCGGTCATATTAGatgaaaaagaatacatatcTACCTGATTTTCTAACTAAAAAGATGTATTACGAGTGTATGTTGCAGGTGGATTAGatgcctttttaaagaaaaaaaaacccactgtttcaaatgtattttat encodes the following:
- the LOC125910964 gene encoding dual specificity protein phosphatase 8, producing the protein MAAPASDSGGGGGERSPTSSPGSSTGAGVAAAGARDGGDAAARSAAVTVPGLPPLEDYECKICYNYFDADRRAPKLLACLHTFCQECLSQLQLRAAAAAAAASASAAPERPLRPPPWHGPPGAIACPVCRHRTPLPDSRVHGLPNNTKLAEAFPLALRAAHDPLPQPRARAGLRAPGAYESCQNCKRAALTAGCVCVVFSFLSMVVLLFTGLIFVNHYGGGGGGGGGAPPGGGAPPGAAPAAGSPSPVGPICLSVASILALFSVVVTWVICWLKYRPEGAAAGSAGGGGGGPRARAAAGGGARRSDT